A genomic region of Saccopteryx bilineata isolate mSacBil1 chromosome 1, mSacBil1_pri_phased_curated, whole genome shotgun sequence contains the following coding sequences:
- the LOC136320628 gene encoding olfactory receptor 52P1-like, whose amino-acid sequence MLIFNHSSFLTFTLMGIPGLESQHLWLSLPFSFMFLAILIGNGAIIFLVATEPTLHTPMYLLLFLLMVADLISTLALLPKLLCLFWFNDQAIASSACFTQMFFIHGASVVRSALLVAMAFDRFVAVCQPLRYNTILTHSFVGWLGLVALVKGVILVLPMPLLLQRLTFCHMVIPHTYCDHMSVVKMACDHTRPNRIYGLFVILFVVGLDLLLIAFSYGLILQTVVRLNSRDATFKALNTCSAHFFVIMVTYMPAIFSSLAHRVGLNISPQAHIFLANLYLLLPSMFNPIIYGIKMKEIQGKVAKCLRREPAEGVGLYNKPANK is encoded by the coding sequence ATGCTAATCTTCAATCATTCTAGCTTCTTGACCTTTACTTTGATGGGCATCCCCGGCTTAGAGTCACAGCACTTGTGgctatctcttcctttctccttcatgTTTTTGGCTATCCTCATTGGCAATGGTGCTATCATCTTCCTGGTGGCCACAGAACCCACACTTCACACACCAATGTACCTGCTTCTGTTCCTGCTGATGGTGGCTGACCTCATATCTACTCTGGCTCTTTTGCCCAAGCTCCTGTGCCTCTTCTGGTTCAATGATCAGGCCATAGCTTCCAGTGCCTGTTTTACCCAGATGTTTTTTATCCATGGAGCATCGGTGGTACGATCAGCCCTACTTGTTGCAATGGCCTTTGACCGCTTCGTGGCTGTGTGTCAGCCATTACGTTACAACACAATTCTGACCCATTCCTTTGTTGGATGGCTGGGATTGGTGGCTCTAGTCAAGGGTGTGATTCTCGTCCTGCCTATGCCTCTTCTACTTCAAAGGTTGACATTCTGCCACATGGTCATCCCACACACCTACTGTGACCACATGTCTGTGGTAAAAATGGCCTGTGACCACACCAGACCTAATCGTATCTATGGGCTCTTTGTGATTCTGTTTGTGGTGGGACTTGATTTGCTGCTAATTGCCTTCTCTTATGGTCTCATCCTGCAGACTGTGGTACGCCTCAACTCTCGAGATGCCACCTTCAAAGCTCTCAACACCTGCTCAGCCCACTTCTTTGTTATCATGGTCACTTATATGCCTGCCATCTTTTCCTCCCTTGCCCACCGCGTTGGTCTCAATATTTCACCTCAAGCTCACATTTTCCTTGCTAATCTCTACCTTCTTTTACCTTCAATGTTCAACCCCATCATCTATGGGATAAAGATGAAGGAAATACAGGGCAAGGTAGCCAAATGCCTGCGcagagaacctgcagaaggtgtgGGTCTATACAATAAACctgcaaataaataa
- the LOC136320629 gene encoding olfactory receptor 52P1, translating to MLRTLGQTMDSPNHTNLDPSVFFLLGIPGLEQFHLWFSLPVCCLGTATIVGNIIILVVVATEPAMHKPVYLFLCMLSTIDLAASFSTVPKLLAILWCGAGHISASACLAQMFFIHAFCMMESTVLLAMAFDRYVAICHPLRYATVLTDTIIIRIGVIAMVRGSMLMLPCPFLIGRLSFCQSHVIPHTYCEHMAVVKLAYGDTRPNRVYGLTVALLVIGVDLFCIGLSYVFIARAVFRISSHEARSKALGTCGSHVCVILISYTPALFSFFTHRFGHHIPLHIHILLANVYLLVPPALNPVVYGVKTKEIRERVVRVFQKGQGTGVKAFE from the coding sequence ATGCTCAGGACTCTTGGTCAGACCATGGACTCTCCTAATCACACTAACCTAGAcccttctgttttcttccttctggGCATCCCAGGTCTGGAACAGTTCCACCTATGGTTCTCACTCCCTGTGTGCTGCCTGGGCACAGCCACAATTGTAGGCAACATAATAATCCTGGTTGTTGTTGCCACTGAGCCAGCCATGCACAAGCCTGTGTACCTGTTCCTGTGCATGCTCTCGACCATTGACTTGGCTGCCTCTTTCTCCACAGTTCCCAAGCTACTGGCTATCCTCTGGTGTGGAGCTGGACacatctctgcctctgcctgcttGGCACAGATGTTCTTTATTCATGCTTTCTGCATGATGGAGTCCACCGTGCTCCTGGCCATGGCCTTTGATCGCTATGTGGCCATTTGCCACCCACTCCGCTATGCCACTGTCCTCACTGACACCATTATCATTCGCATTGGAGTGATAGCTATGGTACGGGGCTCTATGCTCATGCTCCCATGTCCCTTTCTTATTGGGCGTTTAAGCTTCTGTCAAAGCCATGTGATCCCACACACATACTGTGAACACATGGCTGTAGTGAAGCTAGCCTATGGAGATACTAGGCCTAACCGTGTGTATGGATTGACAGTGGCACTATTGGTCATTGGGGTTGATTTGTTCTGTATTGGTCTTTCCTATGTCTTTATTGCACGAGCTGTGTTTCGCATCTCATCTCATGAAGCTAGGTCCAAGGCCCTAGGGACCTGTGGTTCCCATGTCTGTGTCATCTTAATCTCTTATACTCCAGCCCTCTTCTCCTTTTTTACCCATCGCTTTGGCCACCACATTCCACTCCATATTCACATTCTTTTGGCCAATGTCTATCTGCTCGTTCCACCTGCTCTTAATCCTGTAGTATATGGAGTTAAAACCAAAGAGATTCGGGAAAGGGTTGTCAGGGTGTTTCAAAAGGGGCAGGGGACTGGTGTCAAGGCATTTGAGTGA